From a single Natronorubrum tibetense GA33 genomic region:
- a CDS encoding sugar phosphate nucleotidyltransferase: MKAVVLAGGYATRMWPITKHRPKMFLPIGESTVIDRIFAELEADGRIDEVYVSTNERFAPDFEAHLADSEFEKPTLSIEETSEEDDKFGVVGALAQLIDRENVTDDLLVIAGDNLISFDVSDFIDDFEQRRAPTLAAYDVGSREKAKSYGLVELDGERVVNFQEKPDDPKSTLVSIACYAFPADSLSLLSTYLEDGNNPDEPGWFVQWLQEREATYAYTFEDAWFDIGTPESYLDAVAWHLDGDSLVDDSATLENASIGDNVHVMADVTLENTNLDQAVIFPKATVRNGDIRRSIIDEGTHLEELDLAGALIGAHTTITNGSPQ; this comes from the coding sequence ATGAAGGCCGTCGTCCTTGCCGGCGGATACGCGACCCGCATGTGGCCGATCACGAAGCATCGGCCGAAGATGTTCCTCCCGATCGGTGAGTCGACCGTCATCGATCGTATCTTCGCCGAACTCGAGGCGGACGGACGAATCGACGAGGTCTACGTCAGCACGAACGAGCGGTTTGCGCCCGACTTCGAGGCTCACCTCGCCGACAGCGAGTTCGAAAAGCCGACGCTGTCGATCGAGGAGACGAGCGAGGAAGACGATAAGTTCGGCGTCGTGGGAGCGCTCGCACAGCTGATCGACCGCGAGAACGTCACCGACGATCTGCTGGTCATCGCGGGTGACAACCTGATCAGTTTCGACGTGAGCGACTTTATCGACGACTTCGAGCAACGAAGGGCACCGACGTTGGCCGCCTACGACGTCGGCTCGCGCGAGAAAGCCAAATCCTACGGGCTGGTCGAACTCGACGGCGAGCGGGTCGTCAATTTTCAGGAGAAACCCGACGACCCAAAGAGTACGCTCGTCTCGATCGCCTGCTATGCGTTCCCCGCCGACTCGCTCTCCCTGCTCTCGACGTACCTCGAGGACGGGAACAACCCCGACGAGCCCGGCTGGTTCGTCCAGTGGCTCCAAGAGCGCGAGGCAACCTACGCGTACACCTTCGAGGACGCGTGGTTCGACATCGGAACCCCCGAGAGCTATCTCGACGCCGTCGCCTGGCACTTAGACGGCGACTCGCTGGTCGACGACTCGGCGACCCTCGAGAACGCCTCGATCGGCGACAACGTCCACGTGATGGCCGACGTCACCCTCGAGAACACGAACCTCGATCAGGCGGTGATCTTCCCGAAGGCGACGGTTCGCAACGGCGACATTCGCCGCTCGATCATCGACGAGGGGACCCACCTCGAGGAACTGGATCTCGCGGGCGCACTGATCGGCGCTCACACGACGATTACGAACGGGTCGCCGCAGTGA
- a CDS encoding MATE family efflux transporter, translated as MVEQFLRTLMRTTDIVVTALFSPAAVAAVGLADLYARLPLRIGLGLGSGVIALSSQDTGSGATTNRDEAITQAILIGALAGVPFVLFGFLFGRWAIDVLGAESEVARMGGLYLAIIFATSPARHVTLVAARSIQGAGDTRTPMYVNGVSNALNIVGTLVLGLGLGPAPELQIVGVGIATAFGNVFSALVLVAAIQRSWTPAGFVRPRQWTITRQLLAISAPRIAEGLATTIIEFPFNSILLYFGTEVNAAYQIGRRVYQQLTGPLSRGYRTGTSIVVGQTLGDGDPAGARYNGWAAAALAVVTIGSLGAILFVAAESLVALFTDDPETLSYASGFARAYALAAPVTALYIVLAGALTSGSDTQTPLIARVSGMFVGMLGVSAVGGIYLGYGVPAIYASIVVYYVWATVYVAVGFYRGAWIERTQTMMDERGSTPSKD; from the coding sequence ATGGTGGAGCAGTTCCTCCGGACGCTGATGCGGACGACGGATATCGTCGTGACGGCGCTGTTCTCTCCCGCGGCGGTCGCAGCCGTCGGCCTCGCAGACCTCTACGCTCGACTGCCGCTCCGGATCGGGTTGGGGCTCGGTAGCGGCGTCATCGCGCTTTCGAGTCAGGACACGGGCAGCGGCGCGACGACGAACCGGGACGAGGCGATCACGCAGGCGATCCTGATCGGCGCGCTCGCCGGGGTGCCGTTCGTCCTGTTCGGCTTCCTCTTCGGTCGGTGGGCGATCGACGTACTGGGGGCCGAGTCGGAGGTCGCCCGTATGGGCGGGCTCTATCTGGCGATCATCTTCGCGACGAGCCCGGCCAGACACGTCACGCTGGTCGCCGCGCGGTCGATCCAGGGGGCCGGCGACACGCGGACCCCGATGTACGTCAACGGCGTTTCGAACGCGCTCAACATCGTCGGAACGCTCGTGCTCGGACTGGGACTCGGACCCGCCCCGGAGCTACAGATCGTCGGCGTCGGCATCGCGACCGCCTTCGGAAACGTCTTCTCCGCGCTCGTGCTCGTCGCGGCCATCCAGCGGTCGTGGACGCCCGCGGGATTCGTCCGCCCGCGCCAGTGGACGATCACGAGACAACTGCTCGCGATCAGCGCGCCGCGAATCGCGGAGGGGCTGGCGACGACCATCATCGAGTTCCCGTTCAACTCGATCCTGCTGTACTTCGGGACGGAGGTCAACGCGGCCTACCAGATCGGACGCCGGGTTTACCAGCAACTCACGGGGCCGCTCTCCCGGGGCTATCGCACCGGAACGAGCATCGTCGTCGGCCAGACGCTGGGGGACGGCGACCCCGCCGGCGCGCGGTACAACGGCTGGGCCGCCGCCGCGCTCGCCGTCGTGACCATCGGTTCGCTCGGCGCGATCCTCTTTGTGGCCGCCGAATCGCTGGTCGCGCTGTTCACCGACGATCCGGAGACGCTGTCCTACGCGAGCGGCTTCGCCCGTGCCTACGCGCTCGCCGCGCCGGTCACCGCCCTGTACATCGTCCTCGCGGGCGCGCTCACGAGCGGCAGCGACACGCAGACGCCGCTCATCGCTCGCGTCTCGGGAATGTTCGTCGGGATGCTCGGCGTCTCCGCCGTGGGTGGCATCTATCTGGGCTACGGCGTACCGGCGATCTACGCTTCGATCGTCGTCTACTACGTCTGGGCGACGGTCTACGTCGCCGTCGGCTTCTATCGCGGTGCCTGGATCGAGCGAACGCAAACGATGATGGACGAGCGCGGCAGCACGCCCAGTAAGGACTGA
- a CDS encoding helix-hairpin-helix domain-containing protein produces MAILQKIKSLLGFGDSDPERGRSREVGVTVEREGAQEDGSDSTTETEPESEPAAPSSPADVTETESNDDGDVDADADESAAAETTAAASTGSMTEPTDEPEEAAEPAEATGPSSADATPEDEKTPDLSEEEVPVEEAEPEVLADELESDDSDTESVDEDEAETEDEAETESETDVDETEPETDVDETEPETDVDDADETDADSEQETETESDAEPDEPADDAGSQEPVDSIKGIGPAYADRLASAGVETVADLASADAAELSGQTDISEKRLQGWIDRAEVR; encoded by the coding sequence ATGGCAATCCTCCAGAAGATAAAATCGCTGCTGGGGTTCGGTGACTCGGATCCGGAGCGAGGGCGCAGTCGAGAGGTCGGGGTAACAGTCGAGCGGGAAGGGGCACAGGAGGACGGATCCGACTCGACGACCGAGACCGAACCGGAGTCGGAACCGGCGGCACCGTCGAGTCCCGCTGACGTTACGGAGACCGAATCCAACGACGATGGCGACGTGGACGCTGACGCAGACGAATCGGCAGCCGCCGAGACGACCGCTGCCGCGTCGACGGGCTCGATGACGGAACCGACGGACGAACCCGAGGAAGCCGCCGAGCCCGCCGAGGCGACCGGCCCGTCCTCGGCGGACGCGACGCCGGAGGACGAGAAGACCCCCGATCTCTCCGAGGAGGAGGTGCCGGTCGAGGAGGCCGAGCCCGAAGTGCTGGCCGACGAACTCGAGTCGGACGACTCCGACACGGAATCGGTCGACGAAGACGAAGCTGAAACCGAAGACGAAGCTGAGACCGAATCCGAGACCGACGTCGACGAGACCGAACCGGAGACCGATGTCGACGAGACCGAACCGGAGACCGATGTCGACGACGCAGACGAGACGGACGCGGACTCAGAGCAGGAAACGGAGACGGAGTCCGACGCGGAACCGGACGAGCCGGCGGACGACGCTGGCAGTCAGGAGCCGGTCGATTCGATCAAGGGCATCGGACCTGCCTACGCCGACCGCCTCGCAAGCGCGGGCGTCGAGACCGTCGCCGACCTCGCCAGCGCGGACGCGGCCGAACTGTCCGGACAGACCGATATCTCCGAGAAGCGCCTGCAGGGCTGGATCGACCGCGCGGAAGTCCGATAA
- a CDS encoding shikimate dehydrogenase — protein MDVFGLLGNPVGHSLSPPMHEAAYDELGLEARYVTFEPDPADIAAAIDGAEALGITGLNVTIPFKQDVLECVEADELATRIGAVNTIDFTGETPTGHNTDAIGALRALRDHDVTVEDARAVVVGAGGAGRAVAFGLADAGATVAIANRTESTAHDLAAEVPNATGHGLETDELTDLLADADVLVNATSVGMEEDATPVPAEALHGELAVLDAVYRPLETRLLRDAAGVGATTVDGAWMLLYQGVEALERWTGRDAPVDAMNETLRAHL, from the coding sequence ATGGACGTCTTCGGGTTGCTCGGCAACCCGGTCGGTCACTCGCTGTCACCGCCGATGCACGAAGCGGCCTACGACGAACTGGGGCTCGAGGCCCGGTACGTTACCTTCGAACCCGACCCCGCGGATATCGCGGCCGCGATCGACGGAGCCGAGGCGCTCGGAATCACGGGGCTGAACGTGACGATCCCCTTTAAACAGGACGTCCTCGAGTGCGTCGAGGCGGACGAACTCGCGACCCGAATCGGCGCGGTCAACACGATCGACTTTACGGGAGAGACGCCGACGGGTCACAACACCGACGCGATCGGCGCGCTCCGCGCCCTCCGGGACCACGACGTGACGGTCGAGGACGCGCGCGCGGTCGTCGTCGGCGCGGGTGGAGCCGGCCGGGCGGTCGCCTTCGGGCTCGCCGACGCGGGCGCGACAGTCGCGATCGCCAACCGAACCGAGTCGACGGCCCACGACCTCGCTGCGGAGGTGCCAAACGCGACGGGTCACGGACTCGAAACGGACGAACTCACCGACCTGCTCGCGGACGCCGACGTGCTGGTCAACGCCACCAGCGTCGGGATGGAAGAAGATGCGACGCCGGTGCCCGCCGAGGCCCTTCACGGGGAGCTTGCGGTTCTGGACGCGGTCTACCGGCCGCTCGAGACGCGACTTCTCCGGGACGCAGCCGGCGTGGGCGCAACGACCGTCGACGGCGCGTGGATGTTGCTCTACCAGGGCGTCGAGGCGCTCGAACGATGGACGGGGCGGGATGCGCCGGTCGACGCGATGAACGAGACCCTCCGTGCACACCTCTAA
- a CDS encoding saccharopine dehydrogenase family protein — MDSLLIYGSYGYTGRLIAREAVSRGGSPAIAGRDGRAVARQADELGVEGRTFGLGDDVTSHIRNFDAVLNCAGPFVKTVDPLVEACLETETDYLDITGEFRVFERLRRRDEAARDANVTLLPGVGFEVVPSDCLASFLHEQVPSATELSLGVKGNGPLSRGTARTFVEQLGTDGVVRRNGRLIKVPVGFRTREIDFGTGPEHAVSVPWADVVTAAHSTGIDSIEVYAAVPSWATRGMAAVDSLSWLLERRPVKRGLKRLVDSQASGPTERDLATDSATIWGEAIDPSTGRRARARVRTPNPYALTAESAVTAAERLLNGHDRSRKRVPAGFQTPASAFGSEFVLELTGTDRELLAAPSESGKPERSALESDH, encoded by the coding sequence ATGGACTCCCTTCTCATCTACGGCTCGTACGGCTACACCGGTCGGCTAATCGCCCGCGAAGCCGTCTCTCGAGGAGGATCGCCGGCTATCGCCGGTCGTGACGGACGCGCCGTCGCGCGTCAGGCGGACGAACTCGGCGTGGAAGGACGCACGTTCGGCCTCGGTGACGATGTCACCTCCCATATCCGGAATTTCGACGCCGTCTTGAACTGTGCGGGCCCGTTCGTGAAGACGGTCGATCCGCTCGTCGAGGCCTGTCTCGAGACCGAAACCGATTACCTCGACATCACCGGCGAGTTCCGCGTCTTCGAGCGGTTGCGTCGCCGCGATGAGGCGGCTCGAGACGCGAACGTGACGCTGCTTCCCGGCGTCGGTTTCGAGGTCGTCCCGTCGGACTGTCTAGCGTCGTTTTTACACGAGCAGGTTCCGTCGGCGACCGAGCTCTCGTTGGGCGTCAAGGGTAACGGGCCCCTCTCGCGGGGAACCGCCCGGACGTTCGTCGAACAGCTCGGAACCGACGGCGTCGTTCGCCGGAACGGTCGGCTGATCAAGGTGCCAGTAGGCTTTCGGACGCGCGAGATCGATTTCGGTACCGGTCCCGAGCACGCCGTCTCAGTCCCGTGGGCCGACGTCGTCACCGCCGCACACAGTACGGGAATCGACTCGATCGAGGTGTACGCGGCCGTGCCGTCGTGGGCGACCCGTGGAATGGCTGCCGTCGACTCGCTAAGCTGGCTGCTCGAGCGACGCCCGGTCAAACGCGGACTGAAACGGCTGGTGGATTCGCAGGCGAGCGGCCCCACGGAACGCGACCTTGCAACCGATTCGGCAACGATCTGGGGCGAAGCGATCGACCCCTCGACCGGCCGTCGCGCACGCGCTCGAGTCCGAACGCCGAACCCCTACGCGCTCACAGCCGAGAGCGCGGTGACCGCCGCCGAACGGCTCCTCAACGGGCACGACCGGTCCCGGAAACGGGTTCCGGCCGGGTTCCAGACGCCGGCGTCGGCGTTCGGCAGCGAGTTCGTCCTCGAACTGACGGGAACGGACCGCGAACTCCTCGCGGCGCCGAGCGAATCCGGCAAACCCGAGCGGTCGGCGCTCGAGTCCGACCACTGA
- a CDS encoding DUF7344 domain-containing protein has translation MTATPPTESDCVEFVLAVLDNLESCEASAPTVNRAFGLLSDQRRRLLLEVMRTYGESLTLPDAAEEVAVRETGCKVTNISAERVHEVYISLYHDHLPRLVDAGLLEYDQERDLVSPAALR, from the coding sequence ATGACTGCCACACCCCCTACCGAGTCCGACTGTGTCGAGTTCGTGCTGGCGGTCCTCGACAACCTGGAATCCTGTGAGGCGTCGGCACCGACGGTCAACCGGGCGTTCGGGCTACTCTCCGACCAGCGCAGACGGCTCCTCCTCGAGGTGATGCGTACGTACGGCGAATCGCTGACCCTCCCGGACGCCGCCGAGGAGGTCGCCGTTCGCGAAACCGGTTGCAAGGTGACGAACATCTCGGCCGAGCGCGTCCACGAGGTCTATATCTCGCTCTACCACGATCACCTTCCCCGACTGGTCGATGCGGGACTGCTCGAGTACGATCAGGAACGGGATCTGGTCTCCCCCGCCGCACTCCGCTGA
- a CDS encoding aminotransferase class IV: MADERDSIYHVDGDLVPASEATVSVDDRGFRYGDAAFETLRAYGGTVFEWGAHLERLEATCEALSLAHGLSGDDLRGRIDETLAANDLEDAYVRLSITRGVQPGKLTPRPEVDPTVVIYVKPLPRGGVDGDPVWDDLATVRTVETRRIPEEAIPAAAKTHNYLNGILARAELRAESEDGAGEADEALMFDLDGYVAEGATSNLCFVQEGVLHTPTTDADVLPGITRRIVLELTAEADIPVREGRYELADVLAADEAFLTNRTWELRPIATLDGGMIGSGPITERLSRLYDERVEQTCYE; encoded by the coding sequence GTGGCTGACGAGCGCGACTCGATCTACCACGTTGACGGCGACCTCGTCCCCGCAAGCGAGGCGACGGTGAGCGTCGACGACCGCGGCTTTCGGTACGGCGACGCCGCCTTCGAGACGCTGCGGGCCTACGGCGGGACGGTTTTCGAGTGGGGGGCTCACCTCGAGCGACTCGAGGCTACCTGCGAGGCGCTCTCGCTTGCACACGGTCTCTCCGGCGACGACCTCCGGGGCCGTATCGACGAGACGCTCGCGGCGAACGACCTCGAGGACGCCTATGTCCGACTCTCGATCACGCGGGGCGTACAGCCGGGCAAACTGACTCCCCGGCCCGAGGTCGACCCGACGGTCGTGATCTACGTCAAACCGCTTCCGCGCGGGGGAGTCGACGGCGACCCCGTCTGGGACGACTTGGCGACCGTCCGGACGGTCGAAACCCGCCGAATCCCCGAAGAAGCGATTCCGGCTGCGGCGAAGACGCACAACTACCTCAACGGGATTCTGGCGCGTGCGGAACTGCGAGCCGAGAGCGAGGACGGGGCCGGTGAGGCGGACGAAGCGCTCATGTTTGACCTCGACGGATACGTCGCCGAAGGCGCGACGAGCAACCTGTGTTTTGTCCAAGAGGGCGTCCTGCACACGCCGACGACCGACGCCGACGTGTTGCCGGGGATCACCCGTCGAATCGTGCTCGAGTTGACCGCCGAAGCCGATATTCCGGTCCGAGAGGGGCGGTACGAACTCGCGGACGTGCTCGCGGCCGACGAGGCGTTCCTGACGAACCGCACCTGGGAACTGCGGCCGATCGCGACGCTCGACGGAGGGATGATCGGGAGCGGCCCGATCACGGAGCGACTCTCGAGGCTGTACGACGAGCGCGTCGAGCAAACCTGTTACGAGTAA
- a CDS encoding Rieske (2Fe-2S) protein has product MDVSERIAALEEVPTESTLLFRVTNDEGETWEAILVASDGADGSSSDCDDGPHDGCGDDRSAERTGGTRLSCWLNYCQHLTHIKIDKGSGAPMRDGELVCANHGAYFDSGSGECTHGPCEGAYLTALEITVDGGDVYLTDDEYSFVGEGPIEDDGDLTSTSNVKI; this is encoded by the coding sequence ATGGATGTCTCAGAGCGGATCGCCGCGCTCGAGGAGGTGCCGACGGAGTCGACGCTGCTCTTTCGAGTGACGAACGACGAGGGCGAAACGTGGGAGGCGATTCTCGTCGCGAGCGACGGCGCTGACGGTTCGTCCAGCGACTGCGACGACGGCCCACACGACGGCTGTGGGGACGATCGGTCCGCCGAACGTACCGGTGGCACGCGGCTCTCTTGCTGGTTGAACTACTGTCAGCACCTCACCCACATCAAGATCGACAAGGGATCGGGTGCCCCAATGCGAGACGGCGAACTCGTTTGTGCTAACCACGGTGCGTACTTCGATAGCGGCTCGGGCGAGTGTACGCACGGGCCCTGCGAGGGAGCGTACCTGACAGCCCTCGAGATCACCGTCGACGGCGGCGACGTCTATCTGACTGACGACGAGTACTCGTTCGTCGGCGAGGGACCGATCGAGGACGACGGCGATCTCACGTCGACCTCAAACGTCAAAATCTAG
- a CDS encoding transcriptional regulator — MREADETTRQRLADALREEPATPSELAVELDLTPHSVLRHAEHVFRSVDSAETDEQLLVAPPTCRDCGFDDFDDLLNLPSRCPSCKSEAVSEPTLTIE; from the coding sequence ATGCGCGAGGCCGACGAAACGACGCGACAGCGACTTGCCGACGCCCTCCGTGAGGAACCCGCAACGCCGAGCGAACTCGCCGTCGAGCTCGATCTTACGCCCCACTCGGTGCTCCGACACGCCGAACACGTGTTCCGGTCGGTAGACAGCGCGGAGACGGATGAACAGCTACTCGTCGCACCGCCGACGTGTCGCGACTGCGGTTTCGACGACTTCGACGACCTGTTGAATTTACCGTCCCGATGCCCCAGCTGCAAGAGTGAGGCCGTCTCAGAGCCGACGCTGACGATCGAGTGA
- a CDS encoding diphthine--ammonia ligase, translating to MSDTDGTWVSLFSGGKDSSWALYQALEDGLEVSRLVTVHPTGDSYMYHVPATALAALAAESTGIPLVDVEPEDFEAADAADSGTQGDDELEPLEAALTELDSELEGGIAGVTAGAVESEYQTSRIQGMCDRLGCELYAPLWQEEPRELADAMLEAGFEIKLIQVAAEGLDESWLGRTLDREAIEELEELHEEYGVHILGEGGEFETLVVDGPHMDRKIDLEYEIEWEGTRGRLRITDAELV from the coding sequence ATGAGCGACACAGACGGCACGTGGGTGAGTCTCTTTTCGGGCGGCAAGGATTCCTCCTGGGCGCTGTATCAGGCCCTCGAGGACGGACTCGAGGTCTCCCGCCTCGTCACGGTCCACCCGACGGGCGACTCCTACATGTACCACGTCCCCGCGACGGCTCTCGCCGCGCTCGCGGCCGAGAGCACCGGGATTCCGCTCGTCGACGTCGAGCCCGAGGACTTCGAGGCCGCCGACGCGGCCGACTCGGGAACGCAGGGCGACGACGAACTCGAGCCGCTCGAGGCCGCCCTGACCGAACTCGATAGCGAACTCGAGGGCGGCATCGCCGGCGTGACGGCGGGAGCCGTCGAGAGCGAGTACCAGACGAGCCGCATCCAGGGGATGTGCGACCGACTCGGCTGCGAGCTGTACGCCCCGCTCTGGCAGGAGGAGCCCCGCGAACTCGCGGACGCGATGCTCGAGGCCGGCTTCGAGATCAAACTCATCCAGGTCGCGGCGGAAGGGTTGGACGAGTCGTGGCTCGGTCGGACGCTCGACCGCGAAGCCATCGAGGAACTCGAGGAACTACACGAGGAGTACGGCGTCCACATCCTCGGAGAGGGCGGCGAATTCGAGACGCTGGTAGTGGATGGACCGCACATGGACCGAAAGATCGACCTCGAGTACGAAATTGAGTGGGAGGGGACGCGGGGACGGCTGCGGATTACGGATGCAGAACTGGTCTAA
- a CDS encoding anthranilate synthase component II, with protein sequence MSDTTGPVTRILVIDNYDSFAYNLVQYVAEAIASAGPATPSQDAGEVGDRVVVRRNDEINLADLEAIDPTGIVVSPGPGTPEEAGISIPLFAETEYPILGVCLGHQALCAANGAPVVHAPHVVHGKPSTVDHDGEGLFHGLPETFQVGRYHSLAVDRQDLPDELLETARTTDERGVLMAVRHREKPHIGVQFHPESILTRSHDEAADGDGISLEVGKRMIANFCRFAAEEQRG encoded by the coding sequence ATGAGTGATACGACGGGCCCCGTGACCCGAATTCTCGTTATCGACAACTACGACTCCTTCGCGTACAACCTCGTCCAGTACGTCGCCGAAGCGATCGCTTCGGCGGGCCCTGCGACGCCGTCCCAGGACGCCGGCGAGGTCGGGGACCGGGTCGTGGTCCGGCGCAACGACGAGATCAATCTCGCGGACCTCGAGGCGATCGATCCGACCGGTATCGTCGTTTCGCCGGGTCCGGGGACACCGGAGGAGGCGGGGATCTCGATTCCGTTGTTTGCCGAGACCGAGTACCCGATTCTCGGCGTCTGTCTCGGCCACCAGGCCCTCTGTGCGGCAAACGGAGCGCCGGTCGTCCACGCTCCCCACGTCGTCCACGGCAAGCCCTCGACGGTGGACCACGACGGCGAGGGGCTTTTCCACGGACTCCCCGAGACGTTTCAGGTCGGACGCTACCACTCGCTGGCGGTCGACCGGCAGGACCTCCCCGACGAACTGCTCGAGACGGCCCGGACGACCGACGAGCGCGGCGTGTTGATGGCAGTTCGCCACCGCGAGAAGCCCCATATCGGCGTCCAGTTCCACCCCGAGAGCATCCTCACGCGCAGTCACGACGAGGCCGCGGACGGGGACGGCATCTCGCTCGAGGTCGGCAAGCGGATGATCGCGAACTTCTGTCGGTTCGCCGCGGAGGAACAGCGTGGCTGA
- a CDS encoding anthranilate synthase component I family protein, which produces MSDSRVVTSLESFRAALGDRLETETRGAPEATTHSSGIRVPVELRVSVDDPFLAYRRARVPESHGGVFLETTGGQPGWGYFGVDPIDRLRVGPDAVTYPRTDDGSPTLEALEALLERDELVRGDCNVPYPCGAVGWLSYDVARELEALPESAVDDRDLPRLEVGVYDRLAAWEAPTGDERAEEVTLRVTACPRLALEADGDVAVPDDETIETAYERGRERALELARAALEGDPAIGEPPLETPEATFESDCGREAFADRVRKVKGYIRDGDTFQANISQRLVAPAAVHPVAAYDALRRVNPAPYSGLLELRAADLVSASPELLLGLGEPRAPDSARDPRARGGEFLRTEPIAGTRPRGETAAEDAALEEDLRTDEKERAEHAMLVDLERNDLGKVSEYGSVEVEEYRRIDRYSEVMHLVSNVTGRLRPEETLADAVAAVFPGGTITGAPKPRTMEIIDELEATRRGPYTGSMGIFGFDGRATLNIVIRTLVRHAEEYHLRVGAGIVHDSDPDLEYDETLDKARALITAVDEALGERAGMALDTDGGEADE; this is translated from the coding sequence ATGAGCGATTCGCGCGTCGTCACCTCGCTCGAGTCGTTTCGAGCCGCCCTCGGTGATCGGCTCGAGACAGAAACTCGAGGAGCACCTGAGGCGACGACGCACAGCAGTGGAATCCGCGTTCCCGTCGAACTTCGAGTCTCCGTCGACGATCCGTTTCTCGCCTACCGTCGAGCACGCGTGCCCGAGAGCCACGGCGGCGTCTTTCTCGAGACGACCGGCGGGCAGCCCGGCTGGGGTTATTTCGGCGTCGACCCCATCGATCGACTGAGGGTTGGACCCGACGCGGTTACGTACCCGCGAACTGATGACGGCTCGCCGACGCTCGAGGCGCTCGAGGCGCTCCTCGAGCGAGACGAACTGGTTCGCGGCGACTGTAACGTCCCCTACCCCTGCGGCGCAGTCGGCTGGCTCTCCTACGACGTCGCCCGAGAACTCGAAGCCCTCCCTGAGTCGGCCGTCGACGACCGCGACCTGCCGCGACTCGAGGTCGGCGTCTACGACCGGTTGGCCGCCTGGGAGGCACCTACGGGCGACGAGCGGGCCGAAGAGGTGACGCTCCGGGTGACGGCCTGTCCGCGACTCGCACTCGAGGCTGATGGCGACGTGGCTGTTCCCGACGACGAAACGATCGAAACGGCCTACGAACGCGGTCGGGAGCGCGCGCTCGAACTCGCGCGGGCCGCCCTCGAGGGCGATCCGGCCATCGGCGAGCCGCCGCTCGAGACCCCGGAAGCGACCTTCGAAAGCGATTGCGGCCGCGAGGCGTTCGCTGACCGCGTCCGGAAGGTCAAAGGGTACATACGCGACGGAGACACCTTCCAGGCGAACATCTCCCAACGGCTGGTCGCCCCCGCCGCGGTTCACCCCGTGGCGGCCTACGACGCGCTCAGGCGAGTCAACCCGGCCCCCTACTCCGGACTGCTCGAGTTGCGTGCGGCCGATCTGGTGAGCGCCAGCCCCGAACTGCTGCTCGGGCTCGGGGAGCCACGCGCCCCGGATTCCGCTCGCGATCCGCGAGCGCGCGGCGGCGAGTTCCTCCGTACGGAACCGATTGCGGGCACGCGACCGCGCGGCGAGACGGCCGCGGAAGACGCGGCGCTCGAGGAGGACCTCCGGACCGACGAGAAAGAACGCGCCGAGCACGCGATGCTGGTCGATCTCGAGCGAAACGATCTCGGAAAGGTCAGCGAGTACGGCTCCGTCGAGGTCGAGGAGTACCGTCGGATCGACCGCTACTCCGAGGTGATGCACCTCGTCTCGAACGTGACGGGGCGTCTTCGACCGGAGGAGACGCTGGCCGACGCGGTCGCCGCGGTGTTCCCCGGCGGGACGATCACGGGTGCGCCGAAACCCCGAACGATGGAGATCATCGACGAACTCGAGGCGACCCGGCGCGGCCCCTACACGGGGAGTATGGGGATCTTCGGCTTCGACGGCCGGGCGACGCTCAACATCGTCATCCGGACGCTGGTCCGCCACGCCGAGGAGTACCACCTCCGCGTCGGCGCGGGTATCGTCCACGATTCGGACCCTGACCTCGAGTACGACGAAACGCTGGACAAGGCTCGCGCGCTGATCACCGCCGTCGACGAGGCGCTCGGCGAGCGGGCAGGGATGGCCCTCGATACCGATGGAGGTGAAGCAGATGAGTGA